In a single window of the Coffea eugenioides isolate CCC68of chromosome 3, Ceug_1.0, whole genome shotgun sequence genome:
- the LOC113765833 gene encoding uncharacterized protein LOC113765833, translating into MAEFVADNPNIFEELGRYFKRQGKEKAESSKRRPTKSPEVPSGEDSDEGHHSRSTSRRAPSKATSKIASIFRAFSRGLLGKRAEDPPRRPGGLAAEYLRAPPFTNDINGEMVPPNFKLPALRSYDGRGDPENHLRAFLSAFRLYCVPDAVICRAFPIFLQGTARKWFWGLEPRSISSLDELIDRFIHRFVSSRPITKTSAYLLNLQQAPGESLRSYVQRFNEENVQIPVQHEQVTIAAFTNGLIAGIFNTEIHRDYPHTLRELWDRVDQGIRSEDLNRMKREAQAARTGQDSRRKKDAGRVEQGPSGSSTQFRGRRSVFDRIVKGRSSTSDAEMTPLNSSRTHVLAVMRQNHLDRNPPEIPGRRDKRNSNLYCAYHRDVGHGTEDCNDLK; encoded by the coding sequence atggccgaatTCGTGGCTGATAACCCAAACATTTTCGAAGAACTGGGGAGGTACTTCAAGAGGCAGGGGAAAGAAAAAGCTGAATCCTCCAAGAGGAGACCGACGAAGTCCCCTGAAGTGCCTTCCGGCGAAGACTCCGATGAGGGGCACCACTCTCGGAGCACTTCCAGACGCGCCCCTTCCAAGGCGACGTCTAAGATCGCTTCCATTTTCCGGGCGTTTTCCCGGGGCCTACTGGGAAAACGAGCTGAGGACCCACCTCGGCGTCCCGGAGGCTTAGCAGCCGAATATCTGAGGGCACCGCCCTTCACGAATGACATCAATGGGGAGATGGTCCCCCCAAACTTTAAACTTCCCGCCCTGCGTTCCTACGATGGCCGAGGTGACCCCGAGAATCACCTCCGCGCCTTCCTCTCCGCTTTTCGGCTCTATTGCGTCCCCGACGCAGTAATTTGCCGAGCTTTCCCCATTTTCCTGCAGGGCACGGCCCGAAAGTGGTTCTGGGGTTTAGAACCGAGGAGCATTTCCTCACTCGATGAGTTGATTGATCGGTTCATTCACCGCTTTGTATCATCTCGTCCGATTACGAAGACTTCAGCCTACCTCTTGAACCTGCAGCAAGCCCCCGGCGAGTCACTGCGCTCCTACGTGCAGAGGTTCAATGAGGAGAACGTGCAGATACCTGTTCAGCATGAGCAGGTAACCATAGCTGCCTTCACCAATGGGCTGATCGCGGGAATCTTCAATACTGAGATACACCGGGATTACCCCCACACACTTCGGGAACTCTGGGATCGAGTAGATCAGGGAATCCGAAGTGAAGATCTAAACCGCATGAAGCGAGAGGCTCAAGCGGCTCGTACCGGGCAAGATTCCCGGAGGAAAAAAGACGCCGGCCGAGTCGAACAAGGCCCCAGTGGCTCGTCGACTCAGTTCCGAGGCCGCCGAAGTGTCTTCGACCGGATCGTAAAAGGAAGGTCGTCCACCTCGGACGCCGAGATGACACCCCTCAATTCCAGCCGGACCCATGTCCTGGCTGTGATGAGGCAGAATCACCTCGACCGAAACCCTCCTGAAATTCCGGGAAGGAGAGATAAGAGGAACTCAAACCTCTATTGTGCCTACCACCGGGATGTTGGGCACGGGACTGAAGACTGCAACGATCTGAAGTGA